DNA from Candidatus Saccharimonadales bacterium:
TGGCGTTGGTTTGTCCCGTAGTGCTGTGGTAATTTTGCCGGCAAATTTTTTGTGAATCTGTAGTGCTTCTGTGTTTTTGGTCATGCTTAAATTTTAATCCAAACAACTCTTTATATAAAGCATCGTGTTATATTTGACATCCTGGCAATAAGCATCTAGCCTTAAGATAATGAAACGAATATTTTTAATTGTTAGCCTGTGCGCCTTAGTTTTAGTGCCGTCTGCCCAGGTTAGAGCACAAACAGAGCTACAAGAGGGTTTAATTATTGAGCGTTGCGATATCATTAAACAGTCGTTAGATAAGCAACGACGACGCGATCTTGTCTCGCGCATAAATCGCGGTCGTGACTACCAAAATCTAATCGATCAACAGCAGGCATTAACCGATCGTGTACGAAATAATGGTCTAGACTACGTAAAGTTCGAGCAGCGGCTCAGTGAGCTAAAAGTCGCATTTGATAATTTTAGAAAAAGTTACACCGCCTACGACGATGGATTGAGTACGCTAACCGCCATAGACTGCAAAAAAGAGCCAGCTAATTTTTTTGGACAACTATTGGCCGTTCGAGCTTTGCGATCCGATGTTGGGCAAAAAAGTCTCTTAATTAAAGATATTTTGAGTCTGCAACGTGACCTAATTGTTAACTTGAGGTTAGAGCTTCAACAAGTCGAAGAGTCGATAGTGGGGTCACGAGATGGAAACTAATTCTCCTGTTGGCGAACCAAAACAAAAATCAAAATTACCGATTGCGCTTGGGCTGGCGTCATTGATTGCTGTCAGTATGACAATTATTAGCGTAGCCATCTACTATTTTGCTGGATTTTATAAACTTGACCTAAGTCGTCCGGGCTATGAGATTGAGCGTGAAGATGTTTTTAATAGTGAAGGTACCCAAACTTACGATTCAACAAGTTCGCTAAGCGCCGGTGCGATTGACGATATCTTAAAGGAGTTTGACGAACGCAACACGAGTCTCGATTCTTACGGAGACTTCAATAATGACGCTCTAAGCGACGAAAATATTCTGCTTGGTCGCTAGCTCTTATCTTGGTTTACAAAAGCGCTAATGCCGAACTTTTGCTTTTTAAATTCAGCTAAAATTCGCTTGCGCAGTTCGCCCGATACACTCCATTGCGCTGCTGGTCGAGTTTTGCCGATTATTTTAATCTCGAGTGCAGTGTTGCTAAATGAGTTAACGGCGTAAAAATGTGGCGGCTCGATAATTTTTTTCGACCATTTTTCGTCTTTGGCTAACTTTTCACCAACTCTATCTACAACCTCTATAAGCTTGTCTACGTCAGCTTCTGGACTGACCGAAACTAACAAATTAACTTTAGAGTAATCCTTAGATTTGTTGATGCTGTGAGTGACAATGCCATTTGGAATGTAGTGTACATTGCCGCTTGTGTCACGCAAAACAGTTGTCCTGACCGAAATTTGCTCAACTGTTCCGCTAGCACCGTCAAGCTCTACGTTGTCACCAACTCGATACTGGTTTTCGAGAATTATAAAAATGCCCGAAATAAAGTCTTTTATAAGCGATTGAGCACCAAATCCAATAGCAACACCGATTATACCCGCGCTGGCAATTAGCGGCGCCAGATCAATGTTGAAGTAGCCTAAGATGGTAGAAATAGCTATAACCCAAACAAGTACCTTTAAAACAGCAGTAAACATGCTTATGAGCGTATTTTGTCGCTTAAATACATCCTCGTCGCTCGTGTCGCCATGAGCGCGGTAACGTAAGCGTCTAAAAACCGCTGCAACTAATGCTGGTACAAATTTATTAAACAAAAATGCACCAACGATAATGAAAATTATCGAAAGTAGGTTTTGAGCTAGCCACGCTTGAATTTCACTCCACATGGCTTAAGTATAAAACACCGGGTGCTGATATAATAATTTTAAAAGGATTTAGGTGGACAATAAACGTAAACTTCATCATTACTTGGTTGTTTTGGGCGGCATTAAGGTGTGGCAGCTTGCACTGATTTTTGTTTTGCTTCTTGGGCTGTCGGCCTATTTACTGCGGCAAAATAACTTACAAATGGTGGAATATCGTAATTTGGTAAAAATGGCCGATGAAAGTGGACAAGGGATCGAGCAGTCACTTTTAGATTTGCAAAAATATGTAACCAACCATATGAACACTAACTTGGGTGAGGGTTTATTTTTGGAGCACAGCTACCAGCGGGCATATGATGCAGCTCTAAAAGAGGCTGCTAGCAGCGTAAACCCGAATAGCGCCACGTATATTCAGGCCGAGGACGAATGTAGGGCGCAGTACGGGAACGTATCCTTCCAGCTTTATTTACAGTGCATTCAACAACGAGTTTCGAGCTTAGCGCCGGGTACAGATCCACTGCAAAGTGTAAAGGTACCACCCGCCGAGTTGTTCAGATACAACTATGTTTCGCCGCGCATTAGCTTTGATTTAGCTGGAATTGTTGTTCTTATTACTTTGTTCGTTGGATTACTAATTTTACTTCGAGTGACCACCTATGCAGTCCTTAAGATTATAGTTCGTCGACATAAGTAAATTAACAAAGTTGTTATGTTTTTGGCTTAATCTGTTGACAAAGGGTTGTCGCACAGCGTATCGTAAAATCACGATAGCCGTAAAAAGGAGGAATTTTCTAAGATGGCAGCGTATAAACACACTAATTCTAAAGGGGTTACCTACTACTTACACACTAAAAATGTGACACTACGTGGCGGTAAGGTGCAACCGATTTTCTACTTCGCTAAAGAAGAACGCCCAGAGGATGCTCTACCTGAGCTGCCAGCAGGCTACGAAGTTGTAGAAAACCCACGTAATGGTTTTGTAATTCTTAAAAAAGCTGCTAAAGCCGAATAAGCTTAAATAGTATTTTACTAAAAAAGCCCCAAATTAAGGGGCTTTTTTAGTTGGTCACAGTTGCCTTCGGGCTAAGCTTAATGCCAAATCCAAGCGTGACCATCATGGCGCCCAAAATAAAATTAGCTAGGCTGGTTTGAATGTTCGTTTGGAATAATCCTAGTATAGACGTGCCTTGGAAAAATCCAATGATCGCCATTATC
Protein-coding regions in this window:
- a CDS encoding mechanosensitive ion channel family protein, yielding MWSEIQAWLAQNLLSIIFIIVGAFLFNKFVPALVAAVFRRLRYRAHGDTSDEDVFKRQNTLISMFTAVLKVLVWVIAISTILGYFNIDLAPLIASAGIIGVAIGFGAQSLIKDFISGIFIILENQYRVGDNVELDGASGTVEQISVRTTVLRDTSGNVHYIPNGIVTHSINKSKDYSKVNLLVSVSPEADVDKLIEVVDRVGEKLAKDEKWSKKIIEPPHFYAVNSFSNTALEIKIIGKTRPAAQWSVSGELRKRILAEFKKQKFGISAFVNQDKS